In Primulina eburnea isolate SZY01 chromosome 14, ASM2296580v1, whole genome shotgun sequence, the following proteins share a genomic window:
- the LOC140813073 gene encoding uncharacterized protein, which produces MDELVARFHSMHPPRFSGSEGAEKAELWISEIEELFDLIEYPPECRLRLAVHQLKDRAKMWWSTTLMTLDAQRIIPSWDIFKLKFKESYYPPSFYSSKASEFHNLKQGDMSVADYADTFYAMLSYAPHVAASQVAVVESFIEGLNDHLHPFVSAGKPLNYLEAVEIAKRAEASLKRSGNRVPTQHHQSGRQQFSSSGYSSLRPRGKQFKKSGSSSSSSGSSGNRGGYRYSGPYCDHCGGKHSSHQCVGVQGVCNVCGRPGHFARVCPSKTGKSSLAGSGAQSNRIPAPSRSSQQPSRPSQQSRGQGSQQNQSSAHVFALTEDEAQAAPDLPSRFAVSGRGSASGARD; this is translated from the exons ATGGATGAGTTAGTTGCGCGTTTCCATTCTATGCATCCTCCTCGATTCAGTGGTTCCGAGGGAGCTGAGAAAGCTGAGTTATGGATTTCTGAGATTGAGgaattgtttgatttgattgagtatcCTCCAGAGTGTCGATTGAGATTAGCTGTGCATCAATTGAAAGATCGTGCCAAAATGTGGTGGTCTACTACATTGATGACTTTAGATGCTCAGAGGATCATTCCATCTTGGGATATATTCAAGCTGAAGTTTAAGGAGAGTTATTATCCTCCATCATTCTACAGTTCTAAGGCTTCTGAGTTTCATAACCTGAAACAAGGCGATATGTCAGTTGCGGATTATGCGGATACTTTTTATGCTATGCTGAGTTATGCTCCTCATGTGGCCGCGAGTCAGGTTGCTGTCGTCGAAAGTTTCATTGAAGGGTTGAACGATCATCTGCACCCTTTTGTTTCTGCCGGTAAGCCACTGAATTATCTTGAAGCGGTGGAAATAGCAAAAAGGGCTGAAGCTAGTCTTAAGAGGAGTGGCAATCGGGTTCCTACCCAACATCATCAGTCAGGGAGACAACAATTCAGTTCATCTGGTTATTCATCTCTTCGTCCACGTGGGaaacaatttaagaagtctggttCTAGTTCTTCGAGTTCAGGGAGTTCGGGGAACCGTGGGGGATATCGCTATAGTGGACCTTACTGTGATCACTGTGGAGGCAAGCATTCCAGTCATCAGTGTGTTGGAGTTCAAGGGGTTTGTAATGTTTGTGGTCGGCCGGGccattttgctagagtctgtcctaGTAAGACGGGGAAATCATCCCTGGCAGGTAGTGGAGCTCAAAGTAATAGAATTCCAGCACCGTCCCGGTCTTCCCAGCAGCCTAGTCGCCCTTCGCAACAGAGCAGAGGGCAAGGTAGTCAACAGAATCAGTCATCTGCTCATGTttttgctttgacagaggatGAGGCTCAGGCTGCTCCAG ATCTCCCGAGTCGTTTTGCAGTATCAGGCCGAGGTTCCGCCAGTGGAGCTCGGGATTGA